Proteins encoded within one genomic window of Formosa agariphila KMM 3901:
- a CDS encoding TonB-dependent receptor, with protein MKTKKFFKTVLNAFFTLMSALAIGQKMNITGTVTDANGPLPSATVYLKGTSNGVTTDFDGVFSILNSAQGNQVLVVSYIGYKPKEIPLNISNSNNVNLGAILIEEDAESLSEIVIKGNYYPSQVRALNMKRKGITISEVLAADAIGKLPDRNAAEAVQRMQGVSIERDMGEGRRVIVRGAPTHWTSITLNGNRLPSAGGASDERYTQLDVFPSELIQYVQLNKALTPDIDGDAIGGSMNFITKSSPLKRTLSVTGAGGYNTNAKDPSYNASLVYGDRIGEKFGFIGSAVVWDRKAGTDRYMVDYDFSNTDAEQAFAINRLQLRDYQARRKTTGFNLAMDYDLGQNSKLYFKGLYSNYLDQQNVRETYFNYNQNNVQYQARHADYKTNLYALKLGGDFKLNEQLVLEGALQMASSDFKLDSPNTVPQSERGYPIVNFIQPMTYSGLSSNGLKYLAMDSPNGIGGSKDHVTPDFNSDLDPSKAYLNQVIMSALNKEETDYTANFDLTYTKNEKLEFKFGGKYAGKTRDFNSYTGLKMQGALLGVPNSPGILYMSDLNLESEPFDGSFLEEMNGTYSNVDVPQVTNGQIDQMFTENFATQNGLITLLDKDSPSNAPQSYSAEEEVISGYIMADYKLNDRIQFVGGVRNESNYVELKGSKVITDETGTVVQEITTKQNYNAFLPMLHLKYKISDQALLRTAFTRTYARPTFSRLNPGTQISEIALTITEGNPDLKPTFSNNVDVMFEYYPEGLGLFSAGAYYKGLSDYIYDDQSIVALNGTNYIRSRPDNLDSAWLYGIELSFIKRFDNMENIFKNFGVELNYSFINSEVEIPTFTNGEETGSYKTTLPGQAKNIGNVILFYENNKFMARIAGNLKGKYVTAIRSVAGPDHYQWFDNNFTVDFSSSYAISDNLRLFAEIGNITNAPNRYYHGTSDRPESDDWSGIRGQLGLSYNLK; from the coding sequence ATGAAAACCAAAAAGTTTTTTAAAACAGTATTAAATGCTTTTTTTACATTAATGTCTGCCTTGGCAATTGGTCAAAAAATGAACATAACGGGGACAGTAACAGATGCGAATGGTCCTCTACCAAGTGCTACAGTTTATCTAAAGGGTACCTCTAATGGAGTGACAACCGATTTTGATGGGGTATTTAGTATCCTAAACTCAGCTCAAGGTAACCAAGTCTTGGTAGTATCTTATATTGGTTATAAGCCTAAAGAAATCCCTTTAAACATTTCAAATAGCAATAATGTTAATCTAGGAGCTATTCTAATTGAAGAGGATGCCGAAAGTTTATCCGAAATTGTGATTAAAGGAAATTATTATCCGTCTCAAGTACGAGCACTAAACATGAAGCGTAAAGGGATTACAATCTCCGAAGTTTTAGCTGCCGATGCCATTGGCAAGTTACCAGACCGTAACGCTGCTGAAGCTGTGCAACGTATGCAAGGAGTATCTATTGAACGTGACATGGGGGAAGGACGCCGTGTAATCGTTAGGGGTGCACCTACACATTGGACATCTATAACCTTAAACGGAAATAGATTGCCTAGCGCAGGTGGGGCGAGTGATGAACGTTATACTCAATTAGATGTCTTTCCTTCAGAACTTATTCAATACGTGCAATTAAATAAAGCCTTAACACCAGATATTGATGGTGATGCCATTGGAGGGAGTATGAATTTTATTACAAAATCTTCCCCATTAAAACGTACGTTAAGTGTTACTGGAGCTGGTGGTTATAATACAAATGCGAAGGATCCCTCATATAATGCATCCTTGGTTTATGGAGATCGTATTGGAGAAAAGTTCGGATTTATTGGTTCTGCTGTGGTTTGGGATAGAAAAGCAGGAACAGATAGATATATGGTAGATTACGATTTTTCAAATACTGATGCTGAACAAGCTTTTGCTATTAATAGATTGCAGTTAAGAGATTACCAAGCAAGACGAAAAACAACTGGTTTTAATCTAGCAATGGATTATGATTTAGGCCAAAATAGTAAATTGTATTTTAAAGGGTTATATTCTAACTATCTCGATCAACAAAACGTAAGAGAAACATATTTTAATTACAATCAAAATAATGTTCAATATCAAGCTCGTCATGCCGATTATAAAACTAATTTATATGCCTTAAAATTAGGTGGAGATTTTAAGTTGAATGAACAATTAGTATTAGAAGGGGCGTTACAAATGGCTTCGTCAGATTTTAAATTAGACTCACCGAATACTGTCCCTCAATCAGAACGTGGCTATCCAATCGTTAACTTTATTCAGCCAATGACTTATAGTGGATTATCTTCAAATGGGTTAAAGTACTTAGCAATGGATTCTCCTAACGGTATAGGTGGTTCTAAAGATCATGTAACTCCAGATTTCAATTCAGATTTAGACCCAAGTAAAGCATATTTAAATCAAGTAATTATGTCTGCTTTAAATAAAGAAGAAACAGATTATACAGCTAATTTCGATTTAACATATACTAAAAATGAAAAGCTTGAATTTAAGTTTGGTGGTAAATATGCCGGAAAAACTCGCGATTTCAATAGCTATACAGGGCTAAAAATGCAAGGTGCGTTATTGGGTGTACCCAATAGTCCAGGTATACTTTATATGTCTGACCTTAACTTAGAATCAGAGCCTTTCGATGGTTCTTTCCTAGAAGAGATGAATGGTACTTACAGTAATGTAGATGTGCCTCAAGTAACCAACGGTCAAATCGACCAAATGTTTACAGAGAACTTTGCAACTCAAAATGGTTTAATTACATTATTAGATAAAGACTCACCTAGTAATGCCCCACAGTCATATTCAGCAGAAGAAGAGGTGATTTCTGGATATATTATGGCCGATTATAAACTTAACGATAGAATACAGTTTGTCGGTGGGGTTCGTAACGAATCAAATTATGTAGAGTTAAAAGGTTCTAAAGTAATTACTGATGAAACTGGCACTGTTGTACAAGAAATTACTACCAAACAAAATTATAATGCCTTTTTACCAATGCTACACTTGAAATATAAAATTTCAGACCAAGCCTTGTTAAGAACAGCGTTTACACGTACCTATGCACGTCCTACCTTTAGCAGACTTAATCCTGGTACTCAAATAAGTGAAATTGCATTAACTATTACAGAAGGAAACCCTGATTTAAAACCTACATTTTCTAATAATGTTGATGTGATGTTCGAATACTATCCTGAAGGTTTAGGATTATTCTCGGCAGGAGCTTATTACAAAGGATTATCAGATTATATCTATGACGACCAAAGTATTGTTGCTTTAAATGGTACAAATTATATAAGATCTAGACCTGATAACTTAGATAGTGCATGGTTATATGGTATCGAATTAAGTTTTATTAAAAGGTTCGATAACATGGAAAATATCTTCAAAAATTTCGGGGTCGAGTTAAACTATTCCTTTATTAATTCTGAAGTCGAAATTCCAACATTTACTAATGGAGAAGAAACAGGGAGCTATAAAACAACATTGCCTGGACAAGCTAAAAATATAGGAAATGTAATCTTGTTTTATGAAAACAATAAGTTCATGGCACGTATTGCTGGAAATCTTAAGGGAAAATATGTTACAGCCATCAGAAGTGTAGCAGGTCCAGATCATTACCAGTGGTTTGACAATAACTTTACAGTAGACTTTTCTTCGTCTTATGCGATTAGCGATAATCTTAGGTTGTTTGCAGAAATAGGTAATATAACTAATGCGCCTAACAGATATTATCATGGTACTTCCGATAGACCAGAATCAGATGATTGGTCTGGTATTAGAGGTCAATTAGGATTAAGTTATAACTTAAAATAA
- a CDS encoding helix-turn-helix domain-containing protein, giving the protein MLTENVLYARYSPAITIATPPLLYLYVKSVFSEIPVLKKEIIKHLLPSALLTIAFVIVGINIVINKDYSWINLYKKVYDVLFFTVNLTYHSYILSIILNKKNITNPKLLWLKWPVILWIGGVALLLFSKIIDNQQLISTSIIFAMIGFIIFLIKLSKLKQNLLELRSSDTANIESTLPKKPKYEKSSLKDNDLNAILLKLEAYMVNDKPYLDPNFALLDMANDIEISKHNITEVLNTVLNKNFFLYINEYRIKEAKLKMAIRPTEKLNIIAHFSGYNSKTTFIKYFKQIEGITPSEYRKKLSDKDPN; this is encoded by the coding sequence ATGTTAACAGAAAATGTACTGTATGCACGGTACTCCCCAGCAATCACCATAGCGACTCCTCCTTTATTATACTTATACGTTAAAAGTGTGTTTAGTGAAATACCTGTGTTAAAAAAAGAAATTATTAAACACTTATTGCCTTCGGCATTACTAACAATAGCATTTGTAATTGTAGGGATAAATATTGTTATAAATAAAGATTATAGCTGGATTAACCTTTATAAAAAAGTATATGATGTTTTATTTTTCACAGTAAACTTAACTTATCATTCCTATATCCTATCTATTATTTTAAATAAAAAAAACATAACTAACCCTAAACTATTATGGTTAAAATGGCCAGTAATATTATGGATTGGTGGTGTAGCCTTATTGTTGTTTAGTAAAATAATTGATAATCAACAATTAATAAGTACTTCCATAATATTTGCCATGATTGGCTTTATTATTTTTTTAATTAAGCTATCAAAATTAAAGCAAAACTTATTAGAATTAAGGAGTTCTGATACGGCTAACATTGAATCAACCTTACCCAAAAAGCCTAAATACGAAAAGTCATCTTTAAAAGACAACGACTTGAATGCAATTTTACTAAAATTAGAAGCGTATATGGTTAACGATAAACCATACTTAGACCCTAATTTTGCATTACTAGATATGGCTAATGATATTGAAATTTCCAAGCATAATATAACTGAAGTACTAAATACAGTATTGAATAAAAACTTTTTCCTTTATATCAATGAATATAGAATAAAGGAAGCTAAACTCAAAATGGCAATAAGGCCAACTGAGAAGCTAAATATTATCGCCCACTTTTCTGGCTATAACTCTAAAACAACCTTCATAAAATATTTTAAACAAATCGAAGGTATAACGCCATCTGAGTATCGTAAAAAATTAAGCGATAAAGACCCGAATTAA
- a CDS encoding RagB/SusD family nutrient uptake outer membrane protein gives MKILKFTLIYIFLFTSFNLFTSCEVIDVTDVQPVYQVSEENVITNLEQAQAVLYGTYGILIDGLEFTSYAPGLTSCMGLTMKVGSRGPSSFNQFVNNEVNSSNTYVELIYTKMYFLLNNANHIITKTQELEGDSSAKNEIIAEAKTLRALTHFYLLRLWGQFYDENSSYGIVLKQQPISDAVIQERSSVLDTYNLILEDLEFAIEHGPEFSNTFYTSNLFAKALKSKVLLYKKDYSNAAQLALEVINSGERNLEDTYADIFIKKISNTNEVLFQTPFDNANDRNNKAFIFRSYFSLSDTYKEFMQDDLRYDAAIASNGNNNKFNNSTYNGETLTADTEYFMRLDEVYLIYAEAVLRGDDNLEEALSALNKIRERSGNVLFEMTTKESLLDKIREEKMYELGAESGEEWFDLVRYHIEGDININDFKPLTSDSKLILPLPTQSIQLSEGKIVQNPNY, from the coding sequence ATGAAAATTTTAAAATTTACACTTATATACATATTCTTATTTACGTCTTTTAATTTATTTACATCTTGTGAGGTTATTGATGTTACAGATGTTCAACCTGTTTATCAAGTCTCTGAAGAAAATGTTATCACTAATCTAGAACAAGCTCAGGCTGTATTATATGGTACTTATGGTATTCTTATAGATGGTTTAGAATTTACTTCATATGCTCCTGGTTTAACTTCTTGTATGGGACTAACAATGAAGGTGGGGAGTAGAGGTCCGTCCTCATTCAATCAATTTGTAAATAATGAGGTTAACTCTAGTAATACTTATGTAGAATTAATATATACTAAAATGTATTTTCTTCTAAATAATGCAAATCATATAATTACTAAGACTCAGGAATTAGAAGGAGACTCTTCTGCTAAAAATGAAATTATTGCTGAAGCAAAAACTTTAAGAGCTTTAACTCATTTTTACTTGTTAAGATTATGGGGTCAATTCTATGATGAAAATTCAAGTTATGGAATTGTATTGAAACAACAACCAATTAGTGATGCTGTTATCCAGGAACGATCAAGTGTATTAGATACTTATAATTTAATTCTAGAAGACTTAGAATTTGCTATCGAGCATGGACCTGAATTTTCTAACACATTCTATACGTCTAATTTATTTGCTAAAGCTTTAAAAAGTAAAGTACTTCTTTATAAAAAAGATTATAGTAATGCGGCTCAATTAGCCTTAGAAGTTATCAATTCAGGAGAAAGAAATTTAGAAGATACTTATGCTGATATTTTTATAAAAAAAATAAGTAATACAAATGAGGTCTTATTCCAGACTCCTTTTGATAATGCTAATGATAGAAATAATAAAGCTTTCATATTTAGATCTTATTTTTCGTTGTCAGATACTTATAAAGAATTTATGCAAGATGATTTACGATATGATGCAGCAATAGCATCTAATGGGAATAATAATAAATTCAATAATTCAACTTATAATGGAGAAACTTTAACTGCAGATACAGAATATTTTATGCGTCTAGATGAGGTGTATTTAATCTATGCAGAAGCGGTGCTAAGAGGTGATGATAATTTAGAGGAAGCATTATCTGCTCTAAATAAAATTAGAGAAAGAAGTGGAAATGTTTTGTTTGAAATGACGACGAAAGAGTCCTTGCTTGATAAAATAAGAGAGGAAAAAATGTATGAATTAGGAGCTGAGAGTGGTGAAGAATGGTTTGATTTAGTAAGATATCACATAGAGGGAGATATCAATATAAATGATTTTAAACCTTTAACATCCGACTCAAAACTTATTTTACCTCTACCTACACAGTCTATTCAATTATCAGAAGGTAAAATAGTTCAAAATCCAAATTACTAA
- a CDS encoding thioredoxin family protein gives MRNLFVVLFCFLLIACKSEGKQEQKQNQEIMFHEDSFQNILALAKKENKLIFIDCYTTWCAPCKWMDKYVFINKDVASYYNKNFINVKLDMEKGEGLKLRDTYGVKSFPTYLYLNAEGELVHKSGSKMSVERFIEEGRNALNPKKAIGLLAKNYEKGFLNLDDKVQYAIMLKGADGAKSKKVLNEIYSEVDSNYMQTYSGWKIIEAFTDNNQSNLFKTLNNNKKHYTEMAGIESVNKIYERVLLNDIYSNLEEKDSLLFFSKLDSLKNVSLNSRTVPILHCDYYLRNMDPENFIKTSNYYVDNDLKNDPETIAFIARSATRYSQPLNHKVLEQASVLITKAYRTESPSYGTVSTYADIQNKIGNKEEAIRAGELAVKMADTISSKIKKIAEKNLQDMQ, from the coding sequence ATGAGAAATCTATTTGTTGTATTATTTTGCTTTCTATTAATTGCCTGTAAATCTGAGGGTAAACAGGAGCAGAAACAGAATCAGGAAATAATGTTTCATGAAGATTCATTTCAGAATATTTTGGCTTTAGCTAAAAAAGAAAATAAGTTAATTTTTATTGATTGTTATACAACTTGGTGTGCACCTTGTAAATGGATGGATAAATATGTGTTTATTAATAAAGATGTAGCTAGCTATTACAATAAAAATTTTATTAATGTAAAACTAGATATGGAAAAAGGAGAAGGGCTTAAACTAAGAGATACTTACGGTGTAAAGTCATTTCCAACATATTTGTATTTAAATGCAGAAGGAGAATTAGTTCATAAGTCTGGCTCTAAAATGAGTGTAGAACGATTTATTGAGGAAGGCCGAAATGCATTGAACCCTAAAAAAGCTATAGGATTATTAGCTAAAAATTATGAAAAAGGTTTTTTAAACTTAGATGATAAAGTTCAATATGCTATTATGTTAAAAGGTGCTGATGGGGCTAAAAGTAAGAAAGTTTTAAATGAAATTTATTCTGAGGTTGATAGTAATTATATGCAGACTTATTCTGGTTGGAAAATAATTGAAGCTTTTACAGATAATAATCAGTCAAATCTTTTTAAAACCCTAAATAACAATAAGAAACATTATACTGAAATGGCAGGAATAGAATCTGTAAATAAAATTTATGAAAGAGTTTTGTTAAATGATATTTATAGTAATCTTGAAGAAAAAGATAGCTTACTATTTTTTAGTAAGCTAGATTCTTTAAAAAATGTGTCTTTAAACTCTAGAACTGTCCCTATTCTACATTGTGACTACTATTTGCGAAATATGGATCCTGAAAATTTTATTAAAACATCTAACTATTATGTGGATAATGATTTAAAAAATGATCCAGAAACTATTGCTTTTATAGCGCGATCGGCAACAAGATATTCTCAACCTCTAAATCATAAGGTTTTGGAGCAAGCTTCAGTTCTAATTACGAAAGCTTATAGAACAGAATCTCCTAGTTATGGTACAGTATCAACATATGCAGACATTCAAAATAAAATAGGAAATAAAGAAGAAGCTATACGTGCTGGAGAACTTGCAGTAAAAATGGCAGATACTATCAGTAGTAAAATAAAAAAAATAGCAGAGAAAAATTTGCAAGACATGCAATAA
- a CDS encoding TlpA family protein disulfide reductase, protein MKAFISLLIVLSIFSCKKEKDVNYIVFSGVIKNQVNDYLILTKSNKDIDTINIDSVGTFIDTLFINNGYYLISHGKTFLRPYFEVGEDFSVNFDVENFTETLRYEGSGAEINNYVTKKRQNELDIIENRAEFYGLPESEYKSKVYAIKDNNIKLLKEYEAISINFKSKELKNIEYEFVNNLLSYEEFHAYFTKVDSFEVSSTFLPDLSNFDFNNGKDYLFSPAYKRILNLSLKDSTEAVLKTKDSPRDIVLLSRIAEIDNDTIRNSMLYNESVYGITYTNNLDDYYKIFMNGSTNQNDKLEITEAFQKLKKVDKGQVSPEFIDYINFNGGKNSLSDYQGKYVYIDIWATWCAPCKKEIPFLKEIEQQYKNKNIEFISISIDKQSDFDKWKKMVSQENLSGIQLYADNAWNSQFVQDYLIKGIPRFIIIDPVGKIYNANAPRPSDKDLHKQFESMNI, encoded by the coding sequence ATGAAAGCTTTTATAAGTTTACTCATTGTTCTTAGCATTTTTTCTTGCAAGAAAGAAAAAGATGTTAATTATATTGTTTTTTCAGGAGTTATTAAAAATCAGGTAAATGATTATTTGATTTTAACTAAGAGCAATAAAGATATAGATACAATTAATATAGATTCAGTTGGGACGTTTATAGATACCCTATTTATAAATAATGGTTATTATTTAATATCTCATGGTAAAACATTCTTAAGACCTTATTTTGAAGTGGGAGAAGATTTTTCTGTAAACTTTGATGTAGAAAATTTCACAGAAACATTAAGATATGAGGGTAGTGGTGCAGAAATTAATAATTATGTAACCAAAAAAAGACAAAACGAATTAGATATTATAGAAAATAGAGCTGAATTTTATGGCTTGCCAGAAAGTGAATATAAGTCTAAAGTTTATGCTATAAAAGATAATAATATAAAATTATTAAAAGAATATGAAGCTATTTCAATTAATTTCAAATCTAAAGAATTAAAAAATATTGAATATGAATTTGTAAATAACCTATTAAGTTATGAAGAATTCCATGCCTACTTTACAAAAGTAGATTCTTTTGAAGTCTCAAGTACTTTTCTCCCTGATTTATCTAATTTTGATTTTAATAATGGAAAAGATTATTTGTTTTCTCCTGCATACAAAAGAATTTTAAACTTAAGTTTAAAAGACTCGACCGAAGCTGTTCTTAAAACCAAAGATAGCCCTAGAGATATAGTGTTGCTTAGTCGAATAGCTGAAATTGACAATGATACAATTAGAAATAGTATGCTTTATAATGAATCTGTCTATGGAATTACATACACTAATAATTTGGATGATTATTATAAAATCTTTATGAATGGGAGTACTAATCAAAATGATAAGTTAGAAATAACTGAAGCGTTTCAGAAATTAAAAAAAGTAGATAAAGGGCAAGTGTCTCCAGAATTTATAGATTATATAAATTTTAATGGAGGTAAAAATTCATTATCAGATTATCAAGGCAAATATGTATATATTGATATTTGGGCAACATGGTGTGCACCTTGTAAGAAAGAAATTCCATTTTTAAAAGAAATTGAACAGCAGTATAAAAATAAAAATATTGAGTTCATTTCAATTTCAATAGATAAACAATCAGATTTTGATAAATGGAAAAAAATGGTATCCCAAGAGAACTTGAGTGGTATTCAACTTTATGCAGATAATGCATGGAATTCACAATTTGTTCAGGATTATCTTATTAAAGGTATACCTCGTTTTATTATTATCGATCCTGTAGGGAAAATTTATAACGCTAATGCGCCTAGACCTTCAGACAAAGATTTACATAAGCAATTCGAATCTATGAATATCTAA
- a CDS encoding protein-disulfide reductase DsbD family protein, which yields MKNILIALAFLTCGFVNSQVLDPVKWTTSVEKISDTEYNLIATAHIDAGWHLYSQVVPEGGPVATTFIYDNSEENFILNGNTVEGEGHTVHDSIFEMEIKYFDGEAKFSQNVKVTKATSTINGFVEFMVCDDTRCLPPTEIDLEFQLNGKTALATETTEAVTPAVAVDNTIKTTDDSASNKGLWSIFFIAFLSGFAALLTPCVFPMIPMTVSFFTKQSKNKAAGIKNAIIYGICIIVIYLLLGIAVTGIFGADALNALATNVWFNIIFFVLLVVFAVSFLGAFEIMLPNSWANKVDSQADRGGLVGIFFMALALAIVSFSCTGPIVGTLLVEAASKGGVAPIIGMFGFSLAIALPFALFAAFPGWLNSLPKSGGWLNTVKVVLGFLELALAFKFLSQADLVLQLHILEREVFIAIWIAIFGTLAFYLFGKIKLPHDSPLTHISVGRLSLGLIVLTFTIYMIPGLWGAPLTIISAFPPPQDYSESPYGVGFSKLESGGSASAHGDLPEGAHLLAPHDIMAFNDYDTGLAYAKKVGKPVMLDFTGWACVNCRKMEQNVWPEPEILNLLKNDVVLISLYVDDKRKLEADEIVDSQLKPGKKLKYIGQKWSEMQTIKYKSNSQPFYVIINHNEEKLVEPVGYIPDVEAYHMWLKTGVSKF from the coding sequence ATGAAAAACATACTAATAGCACTCGCTTTTTTAACATGTGGTTTTGTAAATAGCCAAGTCCTAGATCCTGTAAAATGGACGACTTCTGTAGAGAAAATATCAGATACTGAATATAACTTGATTGCTACAGCACATATCGATGCGGGTTGGCATTTATATTCGCAAGTCGTACCCGAAGGTGGCCCGGTAGCGACGACCTTTATCTACGATAACTCGGAAGAAAATTTCATTTTAAACGGCAATACTGTAGAAGGAGAAGGGCATACGGTACATGATTCTATTTTCGAAATGGAAATAAAATATTTTGATGGTGAAGCTAAATTTAGTCAAAACGTAAAAGTCACAAAAGCAACCTCTACAATAAACGGATTTGTGGAGTTTATGGTCTGCGACGATACACGTTGTTTACCACCTACAGAAATAGATTTAGAATTTCAGCTTAACGGAAAAACAGCCTTAGCTACAGAAACGACTGAAGCTGTAACACCCGCGGTCGCTGTAGATAACACCATTAAAACCACCGATGATTCAGCCTCTAATAAAGGACTTTGGTCAATCTTTTTTATTGCCTTCTTATCAGGGTTTGCAGCCTTATTAACACCATGCGTATTCCCGATGATTCCAATGACGGTGAGTTTCTTTACTAAGCAAAGTAAAAACAAAGCTGCTGGAATTAAGAATGCCATTATTTATGGTATTTGTATTATCGTTATTTATTTACTCTTGGGTATCGCTGTAACCGGAATTTTTGGAGCCGATGCTTTAAATGCACTAGCCACGAATGTTTGGTTTAACATTATTTTCTTTGTGCTTTTAGTCGTTTTTGCTGTGTCTTTTTTAGGTGCTTTCGAGATCATGTTACCAAATTCTTGGGCAAATAAAGTCGATTCTCAAGCAGATCGTGGCGGACTTGTGGGTATCTTTTTTATGGCCTTAGCCTTGGCTATTGTATCCTTTTCATGTACAGGTCCAATTGTGGGAACTTTATTAGTGGAAGCGGCATCAAAAGGAGGAGTCGCACCAATAATTGGAATGTTTGGATTTTCATTAGCCATTGCATTACCGTTTGCATTATTTGCAGCTTTTCCAGGTTGGTTAAACTCATTACCAAAATCAGGAGGTTGGCTAAACACCGTGAAAGTTGTTTTAGGATTTTTAGAACTGGCTTTAGCATTTAAATTCTTAAGTCAAGCGGATTTAGTTTTGCAGCTTCACATTTTAGAACGTGAAGTTTTTATCGCGATTTGGATTGCCATTTTTGGAACCTTAGCGTTTTATTTATTCGGGAAAATTAAATTACCACACGATTCCCCATTAACGCATATTTCGGTGGGGAGATTAAGCTTAGGTCTTATCGTGTTAACCTTCACTATTTATATGATTCCAGGCCTTTGGGGCGCACCTTTAACTATTATTAGTGCATTTCCGCCACCACAAGACTATAGCGAATCGCCTTATGGTGTAGGTTTCTCAAAATTAGAATCAGGTGGTAGCGCTTCAGCTCATGGCGATTTACCTGAAGGTGCACATTTATTAGCGCCACACGATATCATGGCCTTCAACGATTACGATACAGGTTTAGCATACGCTAAAAAAGTAGGTAAACCTGTGATGCTAGATTTTACAGGTTGGGCGTGTGTAAATTGTAGAAAAATGGAACAGAATGTATGGCCTGAGCCAGAGATTTTAAATCTATTAAAAAACGATGTGGTTTTAATCTCCTTATATGTAGATGACAAACGAAAACTTGAGGCTGATGAGATTGTAGACTCTCAGTTAAAACCAGGAAAAAAGCTAAAGTACATCGGACAAAAATGGAGTGAGATGCAAACCATTAAATACAAATCAAATTCGCAACCGTTTTATGTGATCATCAATCATAACGAAGAGAAACTAGTAGAACCTGTAGGTTATATTCCAGATGTAGAAGCGTATCATATGTGGTTGAAAACTGGGGTGTCGAAGTTTTAA